GCCAATCTTTATTCGCGTGTCGTCACCGGTTTGCCGGTGCGCGATGCCACCGGCGGCTTCAAATGCTTCCGCCGGGCCGTACTCGAGTCGCTTGATCTGGATGCCATTCGCTCCAATGGCTACTCCTTCCAGATCGAAGTCAGCTATCGCGCCTGGTTGAAAGGCTTTGTGATCCGCGAATTTCCGATCATCTTCGTCGAGCGCGAGGCGGGGCATTCGAAGTTCTCCAAGAAGATCATCTATGAGGCCGTCTTCATGGTACTTTACCTCGGCCTCAAGTCGATTCCATTCCGTCTCGCGCGGTTACTCGGCCTGAAAAAATGAGCGATGTCGCGCCGACATTGGCCGCTATTGTCGTCAACTACAATACTCCTGCGCTCGTCCAACGCCTGATCGACTCGATCAAACAGCACTCGCGCCAGATCGATTACGAAGTTGTCGTCGTCAACAACGGCTGCCGTCCCGATGGCAGGTACCTGGCTTCCGCTGGCAGCACTTTTATTCGGTTGATCGAATCGCCTGTCAACGTCGGTTTTGGCGCCGCGGTGAATCTTGCCGCCCGCACCTGCAACCAGGAACTGCTGCTTTTCGCTAATTCCGATTGCCGCCTCGATTCGAACGTCATCCCCAAGTTGGCGGCCTTCATGTCTGCCCACTCGGGTTGCGCCGCCTGCTCCCCGCGTCTTATCGATGAGCGCGGTGCCGTTCACTCGAGCCTGCGCCGCTTTCCAACTCATGACAACATCCGCAACTCACGCGGCGCCTTCTTTCGCAGCGGCGGAGAATACACCATCGAAGCCGACCAATCGCGCAAGCCGGTCGAAGCGATGGCCGCCACCTTTATGCTCGTTCGCCGTGCCGACTTCGAACAGATTGGCGGCTTTGACGAGCGCTTCTTCATGTATGTCGAAGACACCGACCTGTGCCGCCGCTTCCACGATGGCGGCCGCGAGTGCTGGTACCTCGGCGATCTCGATGTCACCCACACCTGGGGTGCGTCCACGCGCCAGCATCGCTTCCTCATGAAGTACCATCACCATTGCTCCGTCTATCGATATTTCACCAAGCATTACCCCGACCAGAAGTGGCGCAATCGCTGGTTAGCTTTGCAGCTTGGTGTCAATTTGCTGCTGGTCTGGCTGCGCCAATTGCTGCCGGGAGCGCGTCCTTGATGCGCGCCATCCTGCTCGCCGCGCTGCTCGCCGCGATCGTGAACTACTTTCTGACCGCGCTCTTTGAGAATCTGGCCGTCGCGCGCGGTTGGCTCGACCGGCCACGCGGCCGGAAGCGCCATCGGCAGCCGACGCCGTTCGTTGGCGGTTGGGGGATCTTTATCGGGTTCTGGACGGCACTGGGATCCTGTCTGGCCGTCGCGCCCGAACTGCGCGTCGAGTTCGGCTCGCGGTTGGTTCCCGTTTTTTTTGCGCATCTACTTGTCTTCGTCGGTGGCGTGCTGGATGACTTTGCCGATCTCAAGGCGCGCTACAAATTGCTGATTCAGCTTACGGCTGCAGTCATTCTTTTCGCCGGCCACATGCAGATCGATACCATCTACGTGCCCTTCGTCGGTTCGTACCCCTTGGCGTGGCCGCTGGCGCTGGTTGCGACGATTCTCTGGGTGGTGATTATCATCAATGCACTCAATGTGATCGACGGTCTCAACGGCTTGGCCGGTGGCCTCGCGGTGATCGCGGCGGTTGGTCTGCTCTATACCGCGCTCGTCCTGAACATCCCCGTTGTCGTAATGATCAGCATCATCACCATTGCCGTCACGCTGGCATTTCTGCGGTATAACTTTCCCAGGGCCGTCGTCTTCATGGGTGATTCCGGCAGCCAGTCGCTCGGCTTCATCTTTGCCGTCGCCGCGATTTACTGCCCGATTAAGAGCTACACCGTTGTCGCCATGTTCGTACCGTTACTGGCGCTGGGTGTGCCGTTAATCGAACTGGCAATCAGTTTCACCCGCCGCCTGGTTACGGGACGGTCGATC
The sequence above is drawn from the Candidatus Zixiibacteriota bacterium genome and encodes:
- a CDS encoding glycosyltransferase family 2 protein — translated: MSDVAPTLAAIVVNYNTPALVQRLIDSIKQHSRQIDYEVVVVNNGCRPDGRYLASAGSTFIRLIESPVNVGFGAAVNLAARTCNQELLLFANSDCRLDSNVIPKLAAFMSAHSGCAACSPRLIDERGAVHSSLRRFPTHDNIRNSRGAFFRSGGEYTIEADQSRKPVEAMAATFMLVRRADFEQIGGFDERFFMYVEDTDLCRRFHDGGRECWYLGDLDVTHTWGASTRQHRFLMKYHHHCSVYRYFTKHYPDQKWRNRWLALQLGVNLLLVWLRQLLPGARP
- a CDS encoding undecaprenyl/decaprenyl-phosphate alpha-N-acetylglucosaminyl 1-phosphate transferase; the protein is MRAILLAALLAAIVNYFLTALFENLAVARGWLDRPRGRKRHRQPTPFVGGWGIFIGFWTALGSCLAVAPELRVEFGSRLVPVFFAHLLVFVGGVLDDFADLKARYKLLIQLTAAVILFAGHMQIDTIYVPFVGSYPLAWPLALVATILWVVIIINALNVIDGLNGLAGGLAVIAAVGLLYTALVLNIPVVVMISIITIAVTLAFLRYNFPRAVVFMGDSGSQSLGFIFAVAAIYCPIKSYTVVAMFVPLLALGVPLIELAISFTRRLVTGRSIMRGDMGHLFHMLQRRGLSPQATVYAFWSLAAILQVFVFTLFLFDRRIVFSILVLFMLIVAGWFLLLSRKEER